Below is a window of Dictyostelium discoideum AX4 chromosome 1 chromosome, whole genome shotgun sequence DNA.
tGACAAAACGAACCATTCACTGTTaatcaaatatatatatatattaattgtataataataattagtatAACCAAAGCatcaataatataaaatatatttatatacaaagattttcaaaaatttaataataataataataaaaatataaaaaataaaaataaataaaccatataaatataaaaataaacaaataatatagaAATAGATATACAATGAGAGGAACAGTCAGAGATTTAGCAATTAGATATTTAGGTGTTGGTGCCAAAAAAGTTTGGTTAGATCCAACTCAAATGGATAAAATTAGCAAAGTTAAAACAAGTATgtttatatcattttttttttttttattattattgatcatcatcatcatcatcattatggTGATGGCATTGGTAATACATACAAtgataatcataataataaaaattcatttttattttaattattaattccttttttttttttttatttatgaatATTCCCTAGGAGAGGGAATTAGAGAATTAATAGCACAAGGCCttattaaaagaaagttTACAATTGGTGGATCATACAAACCTTCACGTGGTCCctttttatttccaaaagatgaattttttaaattaaataaaaaccatATCactaaaaatgaataaattaaaataaaatataaaatatagaatataaaatattacttttttttttttttccaaaattttattttaattttaaaattaatataattattattattaataattatttattattattattattattattattattatttttttttttttaaacttattACAAAATTGACCAAGCGAAATCCATTTGTTCTTTAACAACTTTTGGTAATTGTGGAAGTGtattttttggaattaaatAACTGGAAATATTGAATAAATCCaagaaaattttataacGATCACCAACGGTTGTAcgtaaataatgataaccAGAAGAACCACCAGTACCAATCTTGGCACCAATAATTCTTTGTACCATCATTGTATGACGGAATCTCCACattgttaataattcatcaatttctgttaaaagatttaaaataagGAATGGTGTATGGAAAATTGGTTCatctttatataaataaattaaaattgctGATTGTAAtgctcttttttttttaaaaaaaaataataaagaattaatataaataaaataatttttaaaataaataatttttaaaaacttacttATAACTTAATCTAACTTCACCTTTTTCTAATCTTTCATTATAAGCAACTTCATCGAAAAGTGTTGAGAAAGATTCCATATTCTTTTTAGCTTCTTTGGTTGATTGATCTTTCATATCTTGAGAGAGATCATTATTTGCTTGAATTCTTTGAAGATCATTTTCAAGGATTTGATCGACAGCTGATTTGTAGGAGGACCAAAAATCGTAACCTTTATAATAGAGGAATGGGTTACGTTCCAACCATtgaattaccaattgaaGTAAGGATACTTCATTCTCTGTTGCTTGTAATGCTTTACGATCTTTTTCATTGAAAAATGAGTGataatgatgttgttgatattgaacACGTGTATTTGGAAGAATACCCAACTTATTCTCGATCATACGA
It encodes the following:
- the tdo gene encoding tryptophan 2,3-dioxygenase; this encodes MSGCQFNQPYCPRSEEKKSIAESIEKATLMEPSIDAQSAQKGVYYGSYLKLDELLNIQECESVKVGAPAHEEMLFIIIHQTYELWFKQMIHEIDSIRSIMSTPPTPERLNGVIVNRLGRITEIQKLLVDQISILETMTSVDFLEFRNLLVPASGFQSVQFRMIENKLGILPNTRVQYQQHHYHSFFNEKDRKALQATENEVSLLQLVIQWLERNPFLYYKGYDFWSSYKSAVDQILENDLQRIQANNDLSQDMKDQSTKEAKKNMESFSTLFDEVAYNERLEKGEVRLSYKALQSAILIYLYKDEPIFHTPFLILNLLTEIDELLTMWRFRHTMMVQRIIGAKIGTGGSSGYHYLRTTVGDRYKIFLDLFNISSYLIPKNTLPQLPKVVKEQMDFAWSIL